In Desulfofundulus kuznetsovii DSM 6115, the following are encoded in one genomic region:
- a CDS encoding branched-chain amino acid ABC transporter permease, with protein sequence MLLQQIINGLTLGATYALIALGYTMVYGIIQLINFAHGDIYMIGAFIGVAAVALFHQNFFLTLATAMLACMVLGVTIERVAYRPLRRAPRLNLLITTIGVSIFLETFMTVLKGPQPTGFPPVLKNVTLRVGTLEFSSIQLVILLVSVALMVGLQFIVKYTKIGKAMRAASEDYDTASLMGININRVISFTFAIGSALAAAGGVLVGIYFNSVSPYMGVTAGLKAFVAAVLGGIGNIPGAMLGGLLLGLAEVFGVAAGFSTYKDAIAFTLLIIILLVRPTGLLGRPIQRKV encoded by the coding sequence ATGTTACTGCAACAAATTATTAACGGCCTCACCCTGGGGGCCACTTACGCCTTAATTGCCCTGGGTTACACCATGGTTTACGGCATCATCCAGTTGATTAACTTTGCCCACGGCGACATTTACATGATCGGCGCCTTTATCGGGGTGGCGGCGGTAGCCCTCTTCCACCAGAATTTTTTCCTCACCCTGGCCACCGCCATGCTCGCCTGTATGGTCCTGGGGGTGACCATCGAGCGGGTAGCCTACCGTCCTTTGCGCCGTGCCCCCCGTTTGAATCTCCTCATTACCACCATTGGAGTATCCATCTTTCTGGAAACCTTTATGACCGTTCTCAAAGGCCCGCAGCCCACCGGGTTCCCTCCCGTTTTGAAAAATGTGACCCTGCGGGTGGGCACCCTGGAATTCTCCAGCATCCAGCTGGTTATCTTGCTGGTTTCTGTGGCTCTGATGGTGGGATTGCAGTTTATCGTCAAGTACACTAAAATCGGCAAGGCCATGCGGGCGGCCTCCGAGGATTACGATACGGCCAGCCTGATGGGCATCAACATCAACCGGGTGATTTCCTTCACCTTTGCCATCGGGTCTGCCCTGGCCGCGGCGGGTGGAGTGCTGGTAGGGATTTATTTTAACTCCGTATCTCCCTATATGGGTGTAACTGCCGGTCTGAAAGCCTTTGTGGCGGCGGTGCTGGGTGGTATCGGCAATATTCCCGGCGCCATGCTGGGCGGCCTGCTCCTGGGTCTGGCCGAGGTTTTTGGCGTGGCCGCAGGCTTTTCGACCTATAAAGATGCTATTGCCTTTACCCTGCTGATCATCATTTTGCTGGTCAGGCCCACCGGTCTTCTGGGGCGGCCCATCCAGAGGAAGGTGTAG
- a CDS encoding ABC transporter substrate-binding protein codes for MKKHKVALVLLSVLLMIALVAGCGGKTGTSGGGENKGGASGDTIKIGFMGALTGNEASYGIETLKGMKMAAGDLNKEGGVLGKKIEIVESDHGSKQTEAAAVVQKMISKDRVVAIVGDPTTGKTKLAAPICQQNKVVLLSAGAVGPGVVELGDYIFRDTLLDAVAAPAVTDYLVNKLGWKKVAIVTSANNDYSVGLTKIFEEALAKHNAQIVDRESIQDGDQDFSAQVTRIKQARPDGIIFTGYYTEGGLFMKEVRKQGLDLKMAGGDGLLSPVLWKLGGDAVEGSMVYTGFAADPANAAPQTREFIEKYQAANENKLPDMFSAQGYDAVMLLARAMKEANSTDPSKFKDALAKTRDYPGVSGTLTFLPNREPVKSPVYLLEVKNQQFSIKAALPTEAPKA; via the coding sequence TTGAAAAAGCATAAAGTAGCCCTGGTATTATTAAGTGTGTTGCTCATGATCGCCCTGGTGGCCGGGTGTGGTGGTAAAACGGGCACCTCGGGCGGTGGCGAAAATAAAGGCGGGGCGTCGGGTGATACCATTAAGATTGGTTTCATGGGCGCTTTGACCGGGAACGAGGCCAGTTACGGTATAGAAACCTTAAAAGGCATGAAAATGGCCGCCGGGGATTTAAATAAAGAAGGCGGCGTGCTGGGCAAAAAGATTGAAATCGTGGAGTCGGACCACGGCAGCAAGCAAACTGAGGCTGCCGCCGTGGTGCAGAAAATGATTAGCAAGGACCGGGTGGTGGCCATTGTGGGCGACCCCACTACCGGCAAGACCAAGCTGGCCGCACCCATCTGCCAGCAAAATAAGGTGGTTCTCCTTTCTGCCGGCGCAGTGGGTCCAGGCGTGGTGGAGTTGGGCGATTATATTTTCCGGGATACCCTTTTGGATGCCGTGGCTGCCCCGGCGGTAACCGATTATCTGGTCAACAAGCTGGGGTGGAAGAAAGTGGCCATCGTTACTTCAGCCAACAACGACTACAGCGTGGGCCTGACCAAAATCTTTGAAGAGGCGCTGGCCAAGCATAACGCCCAAATAGTCGATAGAGAGAGCATCCAGGACGGGGACCAGGATTTCAGCGCCCAGGTGACCCGGATCAAGCAGGCCAGGCCCGACGGGATTATCTTTACCGGCTATTACACCGAGGGCGGCCTGTTTATGAAAGAAGTGCGCAAGCAGGGCCTGGACCTGAAGATGGCCGGCGGCGACGGTCTGCTTTCCCCGGTGCTCTGGAAGCTGGGCGGCGATGCGGTTGAGGGCAGCATGGTGTACACCGGTTTTGCCGCCGACCCGGCCAATGCCGCTCCCCAGACCAGGGAGTTCATCGAGAAATACCAGGCGGCCAATGAGAACAAGCTGCCCGACATGTTCTCCGCCCAGGGTTACGATGCAGTGATGTTGCTGGCCAGGGCCATGAAGGAAGCCAACAGCACCGATCCTTCTAAATTTAAAGATGCTTTAGCAAAGACCAGGGATTATCCGGGTGTTTCCGGTACGTTGACCTTCCTGCCCAACCGGGAGCCCGTCAAGAGCCCGGTGTACTTGCTGGAAGTGAAGAACCAGCAGTTCAGCATTAAGGCAGCTCTGCCTACCGAGGCGCCGAAAGCCTGA
- a CDS encoding ACT domain-containing protein, whose translation MCAQEPKKNRIIVTVLGPDRVGIIAGVARVLAENNINILDISQTILQEFLAMIMIADMEKSRIDLSTLKERLAAKGSELGVRIDAQHEDAFRFMHRI comes from the coding sequence ATGTGTGCACAGGAACCAAAGAAAAACCGGATTATCGTCACCGTCCTGGGACCCGACCGGGTGGGCATTATCGCCGGGGTGGCCCGGGTGCTGGCCGAAAACAACATCAATATCCTGGACATCAGCCAGACCATATTGCAGGAATTTCTGGCCATGATCATGATTGCCGACATGGAAAAAAGTCGCATCGACCTGAGCACTTTAAAAGAACGCCTGGCGGCAAAAGGGTCCGAACTGGGGGTGCGCATCGACGCCCAGCACGAGGACGCCTTCCGCTTCATGCATAGAATCTAA
- a CDS encoding PFL family protein, which produces MLTLAEIMETIKMVQEENLDIRTITMGISLRDCADPDLKRACRKIYDKITRLASRLVAVGEEISREYGIPIVHKRISVTPISLIAECSRQEDYVEYALTLDAAAAAVGVNFIGGFSALVHKGFTGGDRILITSIPAALAGTGRVCASVNVATTRAGINMDAVYLMGRVIKETAARTAEQGGLGCAKLVVFSNVPEDNPFMAGAFHGIGEPECTINVGVSGPGVVKNAVARVGNADFGTLAETVKKTAFKITRMGELVGRLAAERLGVPFGIVDLSLAPTPAVGDSVAEILEAMGLERCGTHGTTAALALLNDAVKKGGAMASSYVGGLSGAFIPVSEDAGMIRAVEGGALSLDKLEAMTCVCSVGLDMIAVPGDTSAETIAAIIADEVAIGVINNKTTAVRIIPAPGKKVGDNVTFGGLLGEAPVMAVHPFSADNFVRRGGRIPAPIQSLTN; this is translated from the coding sequence ATGCTTACCCTGGCAGAAATCATGGAAACCATCAAGATGGTCCAGGAGGAAAACCTGGACATTCGCACCATTACCATGGGCATCAGCCTGCGGGACTGCGCGGACCCGGATCTCAAGAGGGCATGCCGGAAAATCTACGATAAAATCACCCGCCTGGCCAGCAGGCTGGTTGCGGTGGGAGAAGAAATCAGCCGGGAATACGGCATTCCCATCGTACACAAAAGAATCTCCGTCACCCCCATTTCCCTGATTGCCGAATGCAGCCGTCAGGAAGATTACGTGGAATACGCCCTTACCCTGGATGCCGCCGCGGCCGCCGTAGGGGTAAACTTTATCGGCGGCTTTTCTGCTCTGGTACACAAAGGCTTTACCGGCGGGGACCGGATATTGATTACTTCCATCCCCGCCGCCCTGGCCGGCACCGGAAGGGTCTGCGCCTCGGTAAACGTGGCTACCACCAGGGCGGGCATAAATATGGACGCCGTTTACCTGATGGGCCGGGTGATTAAAGAAACCGCCGCGCGGACGGCGGAACAGGGCGGCTTGGGCTGTGCCAAACTGGTGGTTTTCAGCAACGTCCCCGAGGACAACCCCTTTATGGCCGGCGCCTTTCATGGAATCGGGGAGCCCGAATGTACCATCAATGTAGGGGTGTCCGGGCCGGGAGTGGTTAAAAACGCCGTCGCCCGGGTGGGCAATGCGGATTTCGGAACACTGGCGGAAACAGTGAAAAAGACGGCTTTTAAAATTACCCGGATGGGGGAGCTGGTTGGCCGGCTGGCGGCGGAACGGCTGGGTGTGCCCTTCGGCATTGTAGACCTGTCCCTGGCCCCCACCCCGGCAGTGGGGGACAGCGTGGCGGAGATCCTGGAAGCCATGGGCCTGGAACGTTGCGGCACCCACGGCACCACTGCCGCCCTGGCCCTGTTAAACGATGCCGTTAAAAAAGGAGGGGCCATGGCCTCTTCCTACGTAGGCGGATTGTCGGGGGCCTTTATCCCGGTCAGCGAAGACGCGGGGATGATCCGGGCGGTGGAGGGGGGAGCCCTTTCCCTGGACAAGCTGGAGGCCATGACCTGCGTTTGTTCGGTGGGCCTGGACATGATTGCCGTTCCCGGGGATACCAGTGCGGAAACCATCGCCGCCATTATTGCCGACGAGGTGGCCATTGGTGTGATCAACAATAAAACCACCGCCGTCAGAATCATTCCCGCCCCGGGCAAAAAGGTGGGGGATAATGTCACCTTTGGCGGGCTCTTAGGAGAAGCGCCCGTAATGGCGGTGCATCCCTTTTCCGCGGACAACTTTGTGCGCCGGGGAGGCCGCATCCCCGCCCCCATCCAGAGTCTGACCAATTAA
- a CDS encoding NAD(P)/FAD-dependent oxidoreductase has product MYDLVIIGMGPAGLTAAVYAARKKLSTLLVGKQYGGQMAWASGVENYIGFQYITGPELLSKFEDHVKQYPVERVEAEVVKLTRENGHFITRTAGGEEFHSRAVIVASGKAPRRLNAPGERELTGRGVSYCAVCDAPLFAGMDVAVVGGGNSALTAAYDLIKIAKQVYVVSLAEWTADPIIVDKVKDAPNLTKLVGYETVRIEGNERVTGITLRSLDGRKEEKKIPVQGVFIEIGTVPSTHFVEGLLELNEKGEIKVDCDCSTSVPGAFAAGDVSSIPEKQIIVAAGEGAKAALGAYRYLLNQ; this is encoded by the coding sequence ATGTACGACCTGGTCATTATCGGGATGGGCCCGGCAGGGTTAACGGCGGCCGTATATGCGGCCCGCAAAAAGCTGTCTACCCTCTTAGTTGGAAAACAGTATGGAGGCCAGATGGCCTGGGCTTCGGGAGTAGAAAACTATATCGGTTTTCAATACATTACCGGTCCCGAATTGCTGTCTAAGTTTGAAGACCATGTAAAACAATACCCCGTTGAGCGGGTCGAAGCCGAAGTGGTTAAACTAACCCGGGAGAACGGTCATTTTATCACCCGCACTGCCGGCGGCGAGGAGTTTCACTCGCGGGCGGTGATTGTAGCTTCCGGCAAGGCTCCCCGCCGGCTCAATGCGCCCGGTGAAAGGGAGTTGACGGGCCGGGGGGTCAGCTACTGCGCGGTTTGCGATGCCCCCCTTTTTGCCGGTATGGACGTGGCTGTGGTGGGCGGCGGCAACTCGGCCCTTACGGCGGCTTACGATTTGATCAAAATAGCCAAACAGGTCTACGTTGTCTCCCTGGCGGAATGGACGGCGGACCCCATTATCGTCGACAAAGTGAAAGATGCGCCGAATCTGACCAAGCTGGTGGGGTACGAAACGGTGCGCATCGAAGGAAACGAAAGGGTGACGGGCATCACTTTGCGCTCCCTGGACGGGCGAAAAGAAGAGAAAAAAATACCCGTGCAAGGGGTATTTATCGAAATTGGCACCGTACCCAGCACACATTTTGTCGAAGGTCTGCTGGAGCTGAACGAGAAGGGGGAGATCAAGGTCGACTGCGACTGCAGCACCTCCGTACCCGGTGCCTTTGCAGCCGGGGATGTGAGCAGCATTCCGGAAAAACAGATTATTGTTGCCGCCGGGGAAGGGGCCAAGGCCGCCCTGGGGGCCTACCGTTATTTGCTCAATCAATAG
- a CDS encoding HAMP domain-containing protein: protein MKNTGRRISIATKISIYFGLLISFLIITVGCSTYIRIQQIMELQIKEKGEAVASAVTALAAERLQAGDPQLLNKLFSDLKANEDIGEAAIVNSGGKIVAHTNTLLIGRTVSGGSPEGIFQKSVSPGPVISAPVRTAEGSLLGYFYIQMDQERTKKYMRNLALTMVFVLLAALYAGIMLAHIISKRVLRLPINDLMEATRHIATGNFAYKVPVRKQDELGNLAQAFNTMTVYLTNLFRTVQLSTMEMAKNSQLILSRTESYCSTAGKDQKEMADLAEINNAARRLARVVDRLNSLSLQFKITN, encoded by the coding sequence ATGAAAAACACGGGGCGCAGAATTTCCATTGCCACTAAAATAAGCATTTACTTTGGCCTGTTAATTTCTTTTCTAATCATTACGGTGGGTTGTTCTACTTACATCCGTATCCAGCAAATCATGGAGCTTCAAATAAAGGAGAAAGGCGAGGCCGTTGCCTCCGCTGTTACCGCCCTGGCGGCCGAGCGGCTGCAGGCCGGCGACCCGCAGCTATTAAACAAGCTCTTTTCCGACCTGAAGGCAAATGAAGATATCGGGGAAGCGGCCATCGTTAATTCCGGCGGGAAAATAGTTGCTCATACCAATACCCTTTTGATTGGCAGAACTGTTTCCGGGGGCTCTCCGGAAGGAATCTTTCAAAAAAGCGTTTCCCCCGGTCCGGTGATCAGCGCTCCGGTAAGAACTGCCGAAGGCAGTTTGCTGGGCTACTTTTACATCCAGATGGATCAGGAACGAACAAAAAAATATATGCGCAACCTGGCCCTGACCATGGTTTTTGTTTTGCTGGCGGCGTTGTATGCCGGGATCATGCTGGCACACATCATCAGCAAACGTGTTTTACGCCTGCCCATTAATGATTTAATGGAAGCCACCCGGCATATCGCCACCGGCAATTTCGCCTATAAAGTCCCGGTACGCAAGCAGGACGAGCTGGGCAACCTGGCCCAGGCGTTTAACACCATGACCGTCTACCTGACCAATCTTTTCCGGACGGTCCAGTTGAGCACCATGGAGATGGCCAAAAACAGCCAGCTTATTTTGTCCCGCACGGAAAGCTACTGTTCCACCGCCGGGAAAGATCAGAAAGAGATGGCGGATCTGGCGGAAATAAACAATGCAGCCCGCCGGCTGGCCCGGGTGGTAGACAGGTTGAACAGCCTTTCTCTGCAATTTAAGATTACAAATTGA
- a CDS encoding DUF192 domain-containing protein has translation MRLINLTRNALLAQNVRVAANFRSRLKGLMGRRKMEPGEALVLEKCRAVHTCFLRFHIDVAFLDEKGTVLKTLVNLPPYRFTMPVPGARRVVELPAGVLLKTGTVPGDTLSFSEKEVIRNEKHGAQNFHCH, from the coding sequence ATGCGTTTGATTAATTTAACCCGCAACGCATTGCTGGCCCAGAATGTGCGGGTGGCGGCAAACTTCCGGTCACGGTTGAAGGGGCTTATGGGCAGGCGGAAGATGGAACCCGGCGAGGCTCTTGTTCTGGAAAAATGCCGGGCCGTCCACACCTGCTTTCTGCGTTTCCATATTGATGTGGCTTTCCTGGATGAAAAAGGGACGGTGCTCAAAACCCTGGTCAATCTGCCTCCTTACCGGTTCACCATGCCGGTGCCCGGGGCGCGCCGGGTGGTTGAGCTGCCCGCGGGCGTTCTCTTGAAAACCGGTACAGTACCGGGAGACACACTCAGTTTTTCTGAAAAAGAGGTGATTCGCAATGAAAAACACGGGGCGCAGAATTTCCATTGCCACTAA
- a CDS encoding type II secretion system F family protein, producing the protein MILSAAAFFLAIAFFLLGLYQALWGERLQISQRVEEVLGAPALSFREQELKAPFLQRVVRPVLRKMIGLAGVLIPAEKTAVLEEKLNRAGRPGGLSAGEYALLKYFTAGAAGVFSFFFSGTLHLEPVQTCLLSFLGVLLGWHLPNFYLEARIRDRAELIRKELPDVLDLLTVSVEAGLGFDGALLKVAEKKKGLLAKEFSQILREINMGKPRREALRDAAERLGVDEFSSFAGSIIVADRLGISIGNVLRAQSAQMRNKRRQRAEERAMKAPVKMLFPMVFFIFPAVFLVLLGPAVIKISKVFTR; encoded by the coding sequence ATGATCCTTTCAGCGGCCGCGTTTTTTCTGGCTATTGCATTTTTTCTTCTGGGCCTTTACCAAGCCCTTTGGGGGGAGCGCTTGCAAATTTCCCAAAGGGTGGAGGAAGTGTTGGGAGCCCCCGCCTTATCTTTCCGGGAACAGGAATTAAAGGCGCCCTTTTTGCAAAGGGTGGTCCGGCCGGTTTTAAGAAAGATGATTGGCCTGGCCGGTGTTTTAATCCCGGCCGAGAAAACTGCCGTTCTGGAAGAGAAACTGAACCGGGCGGGGAGGCCGGGCGGTTTGAGCGCCGGCGAGTATGCCTTGCTCAAGTACTTTACCGCCGGAGCGGCCGGGGTATTTTCCTTTTTCTTTTCCGGAACGCTCCACCTGGAGCCGGTTCAAACCTGCCTGTTGTCCTTCCTGGGCGTTTTGCTGGGCTGGCACCTGCCGAACTTTTATCTTGAGGCCCGGATCCGGGACCGCGCCGAACTGATCAGAAAAGAGCTTCCGGATGTGCTGGACCTGTTGACCGTAAGCGTGGAAGCGGGGCTGGGCTTTGACGGCGCCCTTTTGAAGGTGGCGGAGAAAAAGAAAGGCCTGCTGGCCAAAGAGTTTTCGCAAATACTGCGGGAAATAAACATGGGCAAGCCGCGGCGTGAAGCCCTCCGGGATGCAGCCGAAAGGCTGGGGGTGGACGAGTTTTCCTCCTTTGCCGGCTCCATCATAGTCGCCGACCGGTTGGGGATCAGTATTGGCAACGTGCTGCGCGCGCAGTCGGCACAAATGAGAAACAAGAGGCGCCAGCGGGCCGAAGAAAGAGCGATGAAGGCGCCGGTGAAAATGCTTTTCCCCATGGTGTTTTTTATATTTCCCGCCGTATTCCTGGTTCTCCTGGGGCCGGCGGTGATCAAAATCAGTAAGGTTTTTACCAGGTGA
- a CDS encoding type II secretion system F family protein has translation MDLKVIALFTFLAVALLVPGLQQLILARKKFITDRLKELAGQGGPDGSGRMEKINQDLRHNFFKSLLAHAGRLSPRVLSMAADRRLAEADLPFKGEEFVALAAFCAAGGGVIAVALTGRPELAVMAALAAGAAPFWLVKAIARRRVMLFNGQIADTLLIMANSLRAGFSFMQAIEVVQREMPPPIGREFGRTFRELSLGTPVEEALTSLVKRVKSEDLSLVVTAVLIQRQVGGNLAEVLDKIARTIQERVRIQGEIRALTAQGRLSGTIISVLPVFLVVVMLLINPGYISVLFTHPTGRMMLGAAVLAELLGWILIKRIVRISV, from the coding sequence GTGGATTTGAAGGTTATTGCCCTTTTTACTTTTCTGGCCGTAGCGTTGCTTGTGCCGGGGCTGCAGCAACTCATCCTGGCCCGGAAGAAGTTTATCACCGACCGGCTAAAAGAACTGGCCGGGCAGGGAGGCCCGGACGGAAGCGGCCGGATGGAAAAGATTAATCAAGACCTGCGCCATAACTTCTTTAAATCGCTGCTCGCCCACGCGGGCCGGCTGTCCCCGCGGGTGTTGAGTATGGCCGCGGACAGGCGGCTGGCCGAAGCTGATCTGCCTTTCAAAGGAGAAGAATTTGTCGCCCTGGCCGCGTTTTGCGCGGCCGGGGGAGGTGTTATCGCTGTTGCGCTGACCGGGCGCCCGGAGCTGGCCGTGATGGCTGCGCTGGCCGCCGGGGCGGCGCCTTTCTGGCTGGTAAAGGCAATCGCCAGAAGACGGGTGATGCTTTTTAACGGTCAGATTGCCGATACTCTTTTAATCATGGCCAACTCTTTGCGCGCCGGCTTTAGTTTTATGCAGGCCATCGAAGTGGTCCAGCGGGAGATGCCGCCGCCCATCGGGCGGGAATTTGGACGCACCTTTCGGGAGTTGAGCCTGGGCACGCCGGTGGAGGAGGCGTTGACCAGCCTGGTCAAAAGAGTGAAAAGCGAAGACCTGTCCCTGGTGGTTACCGCCGTGCTCATCCAGCGGCAGGTGGGAGGGAACCTGGCCGAGGTGCTGGATAAGATTGCCCGGACCATCCAGGAAAGGGTGCGTATTCAGGGGGAAATCCGTGCTCTGACCGCCCAGGGACGCCTTTCCGGAACAATCATCAGTGTGTTGCCCGTATTCCTGGTTGTTGTCATGCTGCTCATCAATCCCGGGTATATCAGTGTCCTGTTTACCCACCCCACCGGGCGAATGATGCTGGGCGCGGCGGTGCTGGCCGAGCTGTTGGGATGGATTTTAATTAAAAGGATCGTCCGCATAAGCGTTTGA
- a CDS encoding CpaF family protein — translation MSLFARFEQKNRRTFEPGGAVQANKSTQPARQAYSAPPKDPFQDLKIDLHKKVIAELAELPQEKRDRREPVAERIGDLVGRLIDESGRHVSRSDRQRIINEIIDEAIGFGPITSLLKDPEVTEIMVNGPRQVYVERGGRLELTPITFRDDQHVMHVIEKIVAPLGRRIDESSPMVDARLPDGSRVNAIIPPLALNGPTITIRKFFQDPLTVENLLSLGTLTEEMALFLEACVRARLNMIVSGGTGSGKTSMLNILSSFIPADERIITIEDAAELQLRQEHVVTLESRPANMEGRGEVTIRDLVRNALRMRPDRIIVGEVRSGEALDMLQAMNTGHDGSLTTGHANSPRDILSRLETMVLMAGVDLPVRAIREQISSALDVIVHMARLKDGSRKVTHITEVQGMEGDVIVLQDLFLFEQTGVDGNGKILGRFRATGIRPKFIDRLEVCGIELPPNIFWLR, via the coding sequence GTGTCCCTTTTTGCGAGGTTTGAGCAGAAGAACAGGAGAACTTTTGAACCCGGCGGAGCTGTACAGGCAAATAAAAGCACCCAGCCTGCCAGGCAGGCTTATTCCGCTCCCCCCAAAGACCCCTTCCAGGACCTTAAAATCGACCTGCACAAGAAAGTTATTGCCGAACTGGCGGAGTTGCCCCAGGAGAAAAGAGACCGCCGCGAACCGGTGGCCGAAAGGATCGGGGACCTGGTCGGCAGATTGATTGATGAATCCGGGCGGCACGTCTCCCGTTCCGACCGCCAGCGGATCATCAATGAGATTATCGATGAAGCGATTGGTTTTGGCCCGATCACCTCCCTGTTGAAAGACCCGGAAGTTACGGAAATTATGGTCAACGGGCCGCGTCAGGTCTACGTGGAGCGGGGGGGCAGGCTGGAGCTCACCCCCATTACTTTCCGGGACGACCAGCACGTCATGCACGTGATTGAAAAAATCGTGGCCCCTCTGGGGCGAAGAATAGACGAGAGCTCTCCCATGGTCGACGCCCGGTTGCCGGACGGCTCCCGGGTCAACGCCATTATTCCTCCCCTGGCCTTGAACGGGCCTACCATTACCATCCGTAAATTTTTTCAGGATCCGCTCACGGTGGAAAATCTGCTGTCGCTGGGCACCCTTACGGAAGAAATGGCCCTTTTCCTGGAAGCGTGTGTGCGTGCGCGCCTGAACATGATTGTCTCCGGAGGCACGGGAAGCGGGAAGACAAGCATGCTGAATATTCTCTCCTCTTTTATCCCGGCCGATGAGCGGATCATTACCATTGAGGACGCGGCCGAATTGCAGCTGCGCCAGGAACATGTCGTCACCCTGGAAAGCCGTCCCGCAAATATGGAAGGGCGGGGGGAGGTAACCATCCGGGACCTGGTGCGCAACGCTTTGCGGATGCGCCCGGACCGCATCATCGTGGGTGAGGTGCGCAGCGGCGAAGCGCTGGACATGCTGCAGGCCATGAACACGGGGCATGACGGCTCTTTGACCACCGGGCACGCCAATTCCCCCCGGGACATTCTTTCGCGCCTGGAAACCATGGTGCTGATGGCGGGGGTGGACTTGCCCGTGCGTGCCATCAGGGAACAGATTTCCTCGGCCCTCGATGTGATCGTGCACATGGCGCGCCTTAAGGACGGGTCCCGAAAAGTAACCCACATTACGGAAGTACAGGGGATGGAAGGTGACGTGATCGTCCTCCAGGATCTTTTTCTTTTCGAGCAGACGGGCGTGGACGGCAACGGAAAAATACTCGGCCGGTTCCGGGCCACCGGGATCAGGCCGAAATTTATAGACCGCCTGGAAGTGTGCGGGATCGAGCTGCCGCCGAATATATTCTGGCTGCGCTAA
- a CDS encoding AAA family ATPase, whose protein sequence is METTRVLIADDIAGTREDIKRLLYFEEDIKVVGEAADGEEALRLTETLQPDVVLMDINMPRMDGIQATELISMQFPEVAVVIISIQGEQEYLRKAMAAGARDYLVKPFNSSELAETIRRAGAFHKKRQVHFSGGQVAGAPPQPARIPGKVVTLFSTKGGVGRTTLACNLAVALAQGTGQKVVLVDLDLAGGDAAVLLNMPTKGTVTEVIQEPDYTDPSLLESYLAPHFSGINALLSPADPEQAETVTGAQVTAILQTLKKSYDYVVVDTCAYLNEVVVGTLEAADQVLVLVTQDLPALKHARLNIDILERLNFHNKIKLVLNKTRPDVLKPSELEKSLNFSLWHAVPDEEKIVLPSINRGMPFVLAEAGSAISQSIFELAGMLSRGEEEAAGKGRIVPESRADYRERKSLLGKFFKTSAKAVSLR, encoded by the coding sequence TTGGAGACGACCAGAGTTTTAATTGCCGACGACATTGCCGGCACCAGGGAGGACATTAAACGCCTTCTTTACTTCGAGGAAGATATTAAAGTAGTGGGGGAAGCCGCCGACGGGGAGGAAGCCCTGCGCCTCACCGAAACCCTGCAGCCGGATGTGGTTTTGATGGATATCAACATGCCCAGGATGGACGGTATCCAGGCGACGGAGCTGATCTCAATGCAGTTTCCGGAAGTTGCCGTGGTGATCATTTCCATCCAGGGGGAACAGGAATACCTGCGCAAGGCCATGGCTGCGGGGGCGCGTGATTACCTGGTCAAGCCCTTTAACAGCAGCGAGCTGGCCGAAACAATCCGCAGGGCAGGTGCTTTTCATAAGAAAAGGCAGGTTCATTTTAGCGGCGGGCAGGTTGCCGGCGCCCCCCCGCAACCGGCCCGCATCCCCGGCAAAGTGGTCACTCTTTTCAGCACCAAAGGCGGTGTAGGGCGCACTACCCTGGCCTGCAACCTGGCCGTCGCCCTGGCCCAGGGGACGGGCCAAAAGGTGGTTCTGGTTGATCTGGATCTGGCGGGCGGGGACGCGGCGGTGCTCCTGAATATGCCCACCAAAGGAACCGTCACCGAAGTAATTCAGGAACCTGATTACACGGACCCCTCCCTTCTGGAGAGCTATCTTGCCCCCCACTTTTCGGGGATCAATGCTCTGCTGTCCCCAGCCGACCCGGAGCAGGCAGAAACGGTTACGGGAGCACAGGTGACGGCAATTTTGCAAACTTTAAAGAAAAGTTATGACTACGTGGTGGTGGATACTTGCGCTTACTTAAATGAAGTGGTTGTTGGCACCCTGGAAGCCGCCGATCAGGTTCTCGTCCTGGTTACCCAGGATCTGCCGGCCTTGAAACACGCGCGCCTGAACATCGATATTCTCGAACGCTTGAACTTTCATAACAAAATAAAGCTCGTTTTGAACAAGACCCGTCCGGATGTGCTCAAACCAAGCGAGCTCGAAAAAAGCTTGAATTTTTCCCTCTGGCATGCCGTGCCTGACGAAGAGAAAATCGTCCTGCCCTCCATCAACAGGGGAATGCCCTTCGTTCTGGCCGAGGCGGGGAGCGCCATCAGCCAGAGCATATTTGAGCTGGCCGGGATGCTGTCGCGCGGGGAGGAAGAAGCGGCCGGAAAAGGCAGGATTGTTCCGGAAAGCCGCGCCGATTATCGTGAGCGGAAGTCGCTGTTGGGCAAGTTTTTCAAAACATCCGCGAAAGCCGTTTCGTTAAGATAG